One part of the Glycine soja cultivar W05 chromosome 11, ASM419377v2, whole genome shotgun sequence genome encodes these proteins:
- the LOC114375749 gene encoding chalcone synthase, translating to MVSVAEIRQAQRAEGPATILAIGTANPPNCVDQSTYPDYYFRITNSEHMTELKEKFQRMCDKSMIKRRYMYLNEEILKENPNMCAYMAPSLDARQDMVVVEVPKLGKEAAVKAIKEWGQPKSKITHLIFCTTSGVDMPGADYQLTKQLGLRPYVKRYMMYQQGCFAGGTVLRLAKDLAENNKGARVLVVCSEITAVTFRGPSDTHLDSLVGQALFGDGAAAVIVGSDPIPQVEKPLYELVWTAQTIAPDSEGAIDGHLREVGLTFHLLKDVPGIVSKNIDKALFEAFNPLNISDYNSIFWIAHPGGPAILDQVEQKLGLKPEKMKATRDVLSEYGNMSSACVLFILDEMRRKSAENGLKTTGEGLEWGVLFGFGPGLTIETVVLRSVAI from the exons ATGGTGAGCGTAGCTGAGATCCGCCAGGCACAAAGGGCAGAAGGCCCAGCAACCATCCTTGCCATTGGAACTGCAAACCCACCAAACTGTGTTGATCAGAGCACCTATCCTGACTACTACTTCAGAATCACCAACAGTGAGCACATGACCGAGCTCAAAGAGAAATTCCAGCGCATGT GTGACAAGTCTATGATCAAGAGGAGATATATGTACCTAAACGAAGAGATCTTGAAAGAGAATCCAAACATGTGTGCTTACATGGCACCTTCTTTGGATGCTAGGCAAGACATGGTGGTGGTAGAGGTACCAAAGCTAGGGAAAGAGGCTGCAGTAAAGGCCATAAAGGAGTGGGGCCAGCCAAAGTCAAAGATTACCCACTTGATCTTCTGCACCACCAGTGGTGTTGACATGCCTGGTGCTGATTACCAACTGACCAAACAATTGGGCCTTCGCCCCTATGTGAAGAGGTATATGATGTACCAACAAGGTTGCTTTGCAGGTGGCACGGTTCTTCGTTTGGCCAAGGATTTGGCTGAGAACAACAAGGGTGCACGTGTGCTTGTTGTCTGTTCTGAGATCACTGCAGTCACATTCCGTGGACCAAGTGACACTCACCTTGATAGTCTTGTGGGCCAAGCATTGTTTGGAGATGGAGCTGCTGCTGTCATTGTTGGTTCTGACCCAATTCCACAAGTTGAGAAGCCTTTGTATGAGCTTGTTTGGACTGCACAAACAATTGCTCCAGACAGTGAAGGTGCTATTGATGGACACCTTCGTGAGGTTGGACTCACATTTCACCTCCTCAAGGATGTTCCCGGGATTGTCTCAAAGAACATTGACAAGGCACTTTTTGAGGCTTTCAACCCATTGAACATCTCTGATTACAACTCCATCTTTTGGATTGCACACCCCGGTGGGCCTGCTATTCTTGACCAAGTTGAGCAAAAGTTAGGTCTCAAACctgagaagatgaaggccaCTAGAGATGTGCTTAGTGAATATGGGAACATGTCAAGTGCTTGTGTTCTTTTCATCTTGGATGAGATGAGGAGGAAATCTGCTGAAAATGGACTTAAAACCACAGGTGAAGGACTTGAATGGGGTGTGTTGTTCGGTTTTGGACCTGGACTTACCATTGAAACTGTTGTTCTGCGCAGTGTGGCCATCTGA
- the LOC114374433 gene encoding pentatricopeptide repeat-containing protein At1g52640, mitochondrial-like, with product MAFQSLFSKYKILPSFFCTLVQHKPSYHHFHSFPTPQVSGPLLPDLVNEISRLLSDHRYPHHDLELSLNPFSAQISTNLVDQVLKRCNNLGFSAHRFFLWAKSIPGFQHSVMSFHILVEILGSCKQFAILWDFLIEMRGSCHYEINSEIFWLIFRAYSQANLPDGAIQSFNRMDEFGIKPTINDFDKLLFILCKTKHVKQAQQFFDQAKNRFLLTAKTYSILISGWGDIGDSEKAHELFQAMLEQGCPVDLLAYNNLLQALCKGGCVDEAKTIFHDMLSKRVEPDAFTYSIFIHSYCDADDVQSALRVLDKMRRYNILPNVFTYNCIIKRLCKNEHVEEAYLLLDEMISRGVRPDTWSYNAIQAYHCDHCEVNRAIRLMFRMEKDNCLPDRHTYNMVLKLLIRIGRFDKVTKVWGNMGDKKFYPSVSTYSVMIHGFCKKKGKLEEACKYFEMMIDEGIPPYVTTVEMLRNQLLGLGFLDHIEILAAKMRQSTSYAIQELANIMIGNRTTHNTLRRDEMDIESD from the coding sequence ATGGCTTTTCAGTCACTCTTTTCCAAGTATAAAATCTTACCCTCTTTCTTTTGCACTCTTGTCCAACACAAGCCCAGCTACCATCACTTCCACTCTTTCCCAACCCCACAAGTCTCAGGGCCATTATTACCTGACCTTGTGAATGAGATATCTCGTCTACTCAGTGATCACCGATACCCTCACCATGATCTAGAACTTTCTCTCAATCCATTTTCAGCACAAATATCTACAAATTTGGTTGACCAGGTGTTGAAGAGGTGCAATAATCTCGGCTTCTCAGCCCACAGGTTCTTTCTTTGGGCTAAATCAATTCCAGGTTTTCAGCACAGTGTTATGAGCTTCCACATTTTGGTGGAAATTTTGGGAAGTTGTAAACAATTTGCCATACTCTGGGATTTTCTCATAGAAATGAGAGGGTCTTGTCATTATGAAATCAACAGTGAAATTTTCTGGCTCATTTTCAGGGCATATAGCCAAGCTAATTTACCCGATGGTGCAATTCAGTCTTTCAATAGAATGGATGAGTTTGGAATTAAGCCAACTATTAACGATTTTGATAagcttttgttcattttatgcAAAACGAAGCACGTCAAGCAGGCTCAACAATTTTTTGATCAAGCTAAGAATCGTTTCTTGTTAACTGCTAAAACTTACAGCATTTTGATAAGTGGATGGGGTGATATTGGTGATTCAGAGAAAGCCCATGAGCTGTTTCAAGCAATGCTTGAACAAGGATGTCCAGTGGATTTGCTTGCATATAATAATTTGTTACAAGCTCTTTGCAAAGGAGGTTGTGTGGATGAAGCTAAAACTATTTTTCATGATATGTTGTCAAAAAGAGTTGAGCCAGATGCTTTTACTTATTCAATATTCATTCACTCATACTGTGATGCAGATGATGTGCAATCAGCTCTCAGGGTTCTTGATAAAATGAGAAGGTACAACATTTTGCCTAATGTATTTACATACAATTGTATTATAAAACGACTTTGTAAGAATGAACATGTGGAAGAAGCTTATCTGTTGTTGGATGAAATGATTTCAAGAGGAGTAAGACCCGACACTTGGAGTTATAATGCAATACAAGCTTACCATTGTGATCATTGTGAGGTCAATAGAGCCATAAGGTTAATGTTTAGAATGGAAAAAGACAACTGTCTTCCTGATCGCCATACCTATAACATGGTGCTCAAATTGCTGATTAGGATAGGAAGGTTTGATAAGGTAACTAAAGTTTGGGGGAACATGGGggacaaaaagttttatccttcTGTCTCAACATATTCTGTCATGATCCATGGTTTTTGTAAGAAGAAGGGAAAGCTAGAGGAGGCATGTAAGTATTTTGAAATGATGATTGATGAAGGAATACCACCATATGTTACTACTGTTGAGATGCTGAGGAATCAGCtcttgggtttagggtttttagATCACATTGAAATACTGGCTGCTAAAATGAGGCAAAGCACTTCCTATGCAATTCAAGAATTGGCAAATATTATGATTGGCAATAGAACAACTCATAATACTTTGAGACGCGATGAGATGGACATAGAAAGTGACTGA